The following is a genomic window from Verrucosispora sp. WMMD573.
CCGGCCTTGCCTCATCCCGAGTCGGTCCCGGTGGCACACCGGTACTAACCTCGGACCGGCGCGAGAGGAGATTGCCGCGATGCCGGAGCCGCAGCCGGGAGCCGACCGGCCGGTCGACGGGAGCCGTCCGGATCAACACCGGGACGGGGAGCCGGCGGTCACCCACGAACTGCCCACCGACCCGACCACCGCCGACGACCAGTCGGCCAGGCCAGACGAGGCTGAGCCGACCGGGAACGGGCTGGCCGACACCGAGCCGACCGACGCACCGCCCACCAAGGTCGGCCTGCCCACCAAGGTTGGCCCCCCGACCGACGCAGGGGCCACCGAAGCCGTCTCCGACGACGACCAGCCGTCGGTGGCGCAGGTCGGTCCGCAGGGCACCCGGGTGCTGCCCGAGTCTGCGCCGGAGGCGGCCGCCCCGCGCTGGAGCGGCTCGGCTCCGGTACCCCCGTCCGCACCGCGCCGACGCGGCTGGGGCGAGTCGGCGGAACCCACCCCGCCGCCGGCGACGCCGGTGCCGCAGCCGGAGCACCAGACACCTGTCGACCCGTGGGCCGGCGTCGACACCAGCGGCTGGGACCTTCCCTCGACCGACTTTCCCGCCCTGCCACCGACGCTGTCCTACCCGAGTCCGCCGCCGACCCGGCCGTACTCCGGGCCCCCGGTGTCCCCGGCACCGGTCTCGCCCCATCCGCCGCCGGCGGTCGCGCCACAGCCACAACCCCCGCCGGTCGCGCCACAGCAGCCGCAACCACCCGGGCCCTACCCGCCCATCCCGGCCGGCCCACCGGCACCGTCGCGTGGTCGGCGGGGCAGGAAGAAGTCCAAGGTTGGACCGGTCGCACCCCCACCGGGTTGGCAGCCGCCCTCGGGGTACGTCCCGGTGCCGGTCCGCAAACGTCGCCGCTGGCCCTGGTTGCTGCTGCTGACCCTCGCGTGCTGCTGCGGCTGCCCGGCCTACTACGGCATGCCGATGGCCAGCCAGTACCCGGCGAAGGCCGCGTTGCCGCAGCAGGTGGCCGACCTGCGGCTGCGGGAGGACCCGCGCAGCACCCGCGACGCCCGCCAGCTGGAGACCCAGATGCGCCAGTCGCACTGGCTCGCCGAGGACACCTTCGCCGGGATCTACCACACGAGCAACGGCAAGCGGGTGACCGTCTTCGGCGGCACCGGTTTCCGGTTCGCCCCGTCGGCGGACGCCGACGCCGAGATCGAACGCCTCACCGACCAGTACGCCCTCGGCGACATGCAGATCATGGAGACCGGTGTCCGGGGTCGCCACGAACGTTGCGCGGTGGGACGCACCGACGGGCTCGGCGCGGTGGTGTGCACCTCGGTCGACCACGGCAGCATCACCACGGGTGTCTTCACCGGGCTCTCCGTGGACGACAGCTCCCGACTGCTGGCCACCCTACGGGACCAGATCGTCACCGCGGACGGCTGATCGGATCGACGACGGCACGCCGTGGGCGCACCCGGCGGGACGGCTCAGCGGGCGTCGGTCTCCCCGGTGACCGGCGGATGGGCCCGCGGCGGCGCGTAGCGGGAGACGTACTCCTGACCGGTGAGCTTCTGGATCTCACCCATCATCTCGTCGGTCATCTGCCGCAGCGACAGCCGGTCGTCCGGCCGGCCGGTGAAGTCGAGCGGCTTGCCGAACTTGATGGTGATCTTGCCCGTGAAGGGGCGCGGCACCCGGGCACCGATCGGCTGCACCTTCTCGGTGCCGATCATGCCCACCGGAATGATCGGCACACCGGCCGCGATGGCGAGCCGGACCGCACCGGTGCGCCCCCGGTACAGTCGCCCGTCCGGCGAACGGGTGCCCTCCGGGTATACCACCACCAGGTCGCCGCCCTTGAGCGCCGGAATGGCGGCGTCGAACGCGGCGAGCGCGGCGCGCCCGCCGGCCCGCTCCACCGGAATCGCACCGAGACCGGTGAGGACGAACTTGGAGAAGCGGCCCTTGACGCCGGTGCCGGTGAAATACTCGGACTTCGCCCAGAACGCCAGGTGCCGGGGTACCACCGTGCCGAGGAACAGTTCGTCGGCCACCGACAGGTGGTTGCCGGCGAAGATCGCGCCGCCCTTGTCCGGGATGTGCTCCAGCCCCTCCACCGTCGGACGGAACGCCAGCCGCATCGCGGGCCCCACGGTGAGCTTGCCGATGGTGTAGAGCAGCGGCACTGGTCCTCCGGCGGATCGAGTGAGGTAAGAGGCGGTGTCACCGTAGCGGACCGCCCCACGACAGCATGCGTGAGGTCGGGCTGGTCCGCTGGCTGAGTACGGGTCGCCGGGAAGAGGCCCCTCCGGCCGGAAGGGGCCCCTCCGGGCAACTCAGACGCGACGAACGACCACCGTCACCGGCACGCCCTCGCCGACCTCACCGGCGAAGCCGTCGACCCCGTCGGCGAAGTCGATGCTGTCGGCGAGCACCTCCCGGGTCACGAAGTCCCGGTACCCGGCCACCGCAACCCGTACCTCGTCGGCGCCCGACGCGGTCACCGCGATCCGGTCGGACACGTCGAGGTCGGCGTCGCGGCGGGCCTGCTGCACCACCCGGACGAAGTCCCGGGCCACCCCCTCGGCGGCCAGTTCGGCGGTGACCGTGGTGTCCAGCACCACCACCCCCTCGCCGCCGGGCAGTGGCGCCGAATGCTCCGCGTCGGCGGCGACCAGCCGCAGCTCGTACTCGCCCTCGGCCAGGGTGACTCCGGCGGCCACCGGAGCGCCGTCGACCAGCTCCCACTCCCCCGCCTTGACCGCCTTGATCACCTGCTGCACCTGCTTGCCGACCCGCGGCCCGAGCGCCCGCGGCACCACCGTCAACACCTGCTGGCAGTACGCCGACACCGCATCGGTGAAGTCGACCTCCTTGACGTTGACCTCGTCGGCCACCAGGTCCGCGAAGGGCCCCAGCTGCCCGGCCGCCGGGCTGGCCACGGTCAGTTTCGCCAGCGGCAGCCGCACCCGCAGCCCCTTGGCCTTGCGCAGCGACAGCGTCGCCGAGGCCACCGCCCGTACCGCGTCCATCGCGGCCACCAGTTCATGGTCGGCCGGGAACTCCTCGGCCACCGGCCAGTCGGTCAGGTGCACCGACCGCTCGCCGGTCAGCCCGCGCCAGATCTCCTCAGCGGTGAGCGGCGCCAGCGGCGCCACCACCCGGCAGAGCGTCTCCAGCACGGTCCACAGCGTGTCGAACGCGTCCGCGTCGCCCGCCCAGAAACGGTCCCGGGAGCGACGCACGTACCAGTTGGTCAGCGCGTCCAGGTAGGACCGCACGGTGGCGCAGGCACCCGAGATGTCGTACGCGTCCATCTGCGCGCCGGCCGTCGACACCAGCTCGTTCGTCTTCGCCAGCACGTACCGGTCGAGCACGTTCGTCGAGTCGGTGCGGCGACGCGCCTGATACCCGTCCGCGTTGGCGTAGAGCGAGAAGAAGTACCAGACGTTCCACAGCGGCAGCAGCACCTGCCGGACGGCGTCACGCACGCTCGACTCGGTGACCGGCATGTCCCCGCCACGCAGCACCGGCGAGGACATCAGCATCCAGCGCATCGCGTCCGAGCCGTACGAGTCGAAGACGTGGTAGACGTCCGGGTAGTTGCGCAGGCTCTTGGACATCTTGCGCCCGTCGGAGCCGAGCAGGATGCCGTGGCTGAGGCAGTTGCGGAACGCCGGCCTGTCGAACAGCGCGGTGGCCAGCACGTGTATCGTGTAGAACCAGCCGCGGGTCTGCCCGATGTACTCGACGATGAAGTCGCCCGGGTAGTGGTGC
Proteins encoded in this region:
- a CDS encoding lysophospholipid acyltransferase family protein: MPLLYTIGKLTVGPAMRLAFRPTVEGLEHIPDKGGAIFAGNHLSVADELFLGTVVPRHLAFWAKSEYFTGTGVKGRFSKFVLTGLGAIPVERAGGRAALAAFDAAIPALKGGDLVVVYPEGTRSPDGRLYRGRTGAVRLAIAAGVPIIPVGMIGTEKVQPIGARVPRPFTGKITIKFGKPLDFTGRPDDRLSLRQMTDEMMGEIQKLTGQEYVSRYAPPRAHPPVTGETDAR